One stretch of Papaver somniferum cultivar HN1 unplaced genomic scaffold, ASM357369v1 unplaced-scaffold_154, whole genome shotgun sequence DNA includes these proteins:
- the LOC113336758 gene encoding stem-specific protein TSJT1-like: protein MLGVFSGAIVTAPDELVAAGSRTPSPKTTSATLVNRFVDKNGGAVSVQVGDQVHLAYTHLDESPFQPRSFAVKDEIFCLFEGALDNLGSLKQQYGLSKSANEVMLVIEAYKALRDRAPYPANHVVGHLVGSFAFVVFDKSTSTLFVASDQYGKVPLYWGITADGCVAFANDVDLLKGACGKSLASFPQGCFYSTAIGGLRSYENPKNKITAIPAKDEEIWGATFKVEGSAVVAATK from the exons ATGTTAGGAGTATTCAGTGGTGCAATAGTGACAGCACCAGATGAACTAGTTGCAGCTGGAAGTAGAACTCCATCCCCTAAAACAACTTCTGCCACTTTAGTAAACCGTTTCGTTGATAAAAACGGTGGTGCTGTGTCCGTACAAGTTGGTGATCAAGTTCATCTAGCTTATACTCACCTGGACGAGTCACCATTTCAACCTCG ATCATTTGCAGTGAAGGATGAGATATTCTGCTTGTTTGAAGGAGCACTCGACAATCTTGGGAGTTTAAAGCAACAATATGGATTATCTAAATCAGCAAATGAAGTAATGCTAGTCATTGAAGCTTACAAAGCTCTTCGGGACCGAGCTCCATATCCAGCGAATCATGTTGTTGGTCACCTCGTAGGCAGTTTTGCGTTTGTTGTGTTTGATAAATCGACATCTACATTATTCGTCGCTTCG GATCAATATGGTAAGGTTCCTTTGTATTGGGGGATTACTGCGGATGGATGTGTTGCTTTTGCCAATGATGTTGATTTGCTTAAGGGTGCTTGTGGCAAATCCCTTGCATCTTTTCCTCAAG GATGCTTCTACTCTACTGCGATAGGAGGACTAAGAAGCTATGAGAATCCTAAGAACAAGATCACTGCAATTCCCGCAAAGGACGAAGAAATATGGGGAGCGACTTTCAAGGTTGAAGGCTCAGCAGTTGTAGCAGCAACAAAGTAG
- the LOC113336757 gene encoding probable pectate lyase P18, translating to MGLFRISSLAMGTWAMLLFVFYVSLGAAAGDDNDLDRKSLCGDVSSIELRNNVTRDLYSIERELKILSLENELVDDNEELDQFPLILHTFLSSNYAEAESSLQSLIPFVSEYSTNGSTNSEDYIPEAMVDFCKRTVMLSERALVLIRQLIRCSRDVNSTSYPQKPFPDSSSNSPGKGTPKCSVDGTKCQYSKCAKGNKLPVCAVGFATGVTGGANGRYYVVTRSDDSNPKNPAPGTLRHAVDFGGKSKGGVWIVFKNSMEIKLKEKLWINSHTTIDGRGANITIWHRGLALARVENIILHNFEIVSTGQSDTVHVFDGTHRVWIDHLTSRDAYLGLVTVLQGSTDITISNCFLSNHNFNMLLGASDQDTVDQILRVTVYRNWFESSNQRMPHCRWGYCHVVNNYYRDWNYYAIGGRVHAKILSELNVFEPGKRLEVTPWHDLFTSDLTPTIESSQDLLLKGATFHQFLAYGTLSSPESEYPSYRLPTRPANTSTGLVINCSGVLFGEKRKRCISTP from the exons ATGGGTTTGTTTAGAATTTCATCACTAGCTATGGGTACATGGGCTATGTTGTTGTTTGTGTTTTATGTTTCACTTGGCGCAGCCGCGGGTGATGATAATGATTTAGACAGAAAATCACTGTGTGGTGATGTTTCAAGTATTGAACTAAGAAACAACGTTACCAGAGATCTTTACAGTATTGAAAGAGAACTAAAGATTTTAAGTTTAGAAAATGAATTAGTTGATGATAATGAAGAACTTGATCAATTTCCTTTGATCTTGCATACATTTTTATCGTCAAATTATGCAGAAGCTGAGAGCAGCTTACAGAGTTTAATTCCGTTCGTGTCGGAATATTCAACCAACGGCTCCACAAATTCT GAGGATTACATCCCGGAAGCAATGGTAGATTTCTGTAAGCGTACGGTAATGCTGTCAGAACGTGCACTTGTACTGATAAGACAATTAATCCGCTGCAGCAGGGATGTGAATTCTACCAGTTATCCGCAAAAGCCATTTCCAGATAGTTCATCCAATTCCCCCGGTAAAGGTACCCCGAAATGTTCTGTTGATGGTACCAAATGTCAGTACTCGAAATGTGCCAAAGGCAACAAACTCCCAGTGTGTGCTGTTGGTTTTGCTACTGGGGTGACTGGTGGTGCAAATGGGAGATATTATGTTGTGACGCGTTCGGATGACAGTAATCCCAAAAATCCAGCACCGGGAACTCTTCGGCATGCAGTGGATTTCGGTGGGAAAAGCAAAGGTGGTGTCTGGATAGTGTTTAAAAATAGTATGGAGATCAAGCTGAAGGAAAAGTTATGGATAAATTCACACACAACAATTGATGGAAGAGGAGCAAATATAACCATTTGGCATAGGGGGCTTGCTCTCGCAAGAGTGGAAAACATCATTCTGCATAATTTCGAAATCGTTTCGACTGGCCAGAGCGATACGGTTCATGTTTTTGATGGTACTCACCGAGTATGGATCGATCATTTAACGTCCAGAGATGCATATTTAGGACTGGTCACAGTTCTTCAAGGATCAACTGACATTACAATATCGAATTGTTTCTTGTCCAACCATAATTTCAATATGTTATTGGGAGCTTCGGATCAAGACACTGTTGATCAAATTCTCAGGGTTACGGTATACCGAAACTGGTTTGAATCATCTAACCAGAGGATGCCCCATTGCAG GTGGGGTTACTGCCATGTAGTTAACAATTACTACAGAGACTGGAACTACTATGCAATAGGAGGAAGAGTTCATGCCAAGATTTTGTCAGAGCTCAACGTGTTCGAGCCGGGGAAAAGATTAGAGGTTACTCCATGGCATGACCTGTTTACCTCCGACCTAACCCCGACTATTGAATCATCCCAAGACTTGCTGCTAAAAGGTGCAACATTTCATCAGTTCTTAGCTTACGGCACATTGAGTTCACCCGAGAGCGAATATCCATCTTATCGACTTCCAACGAGACCTGCAAACACTTCGACAGGTTTGGTGATTAATTGTTCTGGTGTTCTGTTCGGAGAGAAACGTAAACGTTGTATTTCTACACCCTAA
- the LOC113336925 gene encoding uncharacterized protein LOC113336925, translating to MALAEVHFSVASLMVLLAMGLMAEAARYPPGLDNPNQATCKNKEFTECYNQQPQVCPEFCGDQGCHVNCVTCKPVCGPDDGSSSSPPKRSTLTKEEKEKNKAEKEKEKEKKKQEKEKAREEKKKEKEKKKEEKQKEKKKNSPPVYPSPPTVPTPSPPVYPSPPTEPTPSPPTESTPSPTVYPSPPTEPTPTPTTPSTPPSSEVSAKRRSRCRNPKYGKCYNVEHVCPAACPTGCVVDCVTCKPMCNCDQPGSVCQDPRFIGGDGITFYFHGKQNRDFCLLSDSNLHINAHFIGKRNQNMKRDFTWVQAVGILFGDHQIYVSAQKTAAWDDSVDRLGLTFDGQPIYLPESEGAKWKSEVAPSVTITRSSTTNKVIVEVEGNFKITANVVPITEEESKVHSYGITKDDCFAHLDLGFKFYSLAQNVNGVLGQTYAKNYVSKVKMGASMPVMGGDDKFIVSNVLAKDCAVARFTGSSSSESSSEYTSISCSSGIDGRGVVCKK from the exons ATGGCTCTAGCAGAGGTTCATTTTTCTGTTGCATCTCTTATGGTGTTGTTGGCAATGGGGTTGATGGCAGAGGCAGCCAGATATCCACCTGGACTCGACAATCCTAACCAAGCCACTTGTAAAAACAAGGAGTTCACAGAATGTTACAACCAGCAGCCTCAAGTTTGTCCTGAGTTTTGTGGTGACCAGGGTTGTCATGTCAATTGTGTTACATGCAAACCCGTCTGTGGTCCTGATGATGGATCATCTTCAAGTCCTCCCAAACGCAGTACTCTAACAAAAGAGGAGAAAGAAAAGAACAaagcagagaaagagaaggagaaagaaaaaaagaaacaagagaaagagaaggcgagagaagagaagaaaaaggagaaagaaaagaagaaagaagagaaacagaaggagaagaaaaagaacagTCCTCCGGTGTACCCTTCACCACCTACTGTGCCGACCCCTTCACCTCCAGTGTACCCATCACCACCTACTGAGCCAACCCCTTCACCACCTACGGAGTCAACTCCTTCACCTACAGTGTATCCATCACCACCTACTGAGCCAACTCCTACCCCTACAACTCCATCCACTCCACCTAGTTCCGAGGTTTCAGCAAAGAGACGATCTAGGTGCAGGAACCCCAAATACGGAAAGTGCTACAATGTTGAGCATGTTTGTCCCGCTGCATGCCCTACTGGATGTGTGGTTGACTGCGTCACCTGCAAACCCATGTGCA ACTGTGATCAACCCGGATCTGTTTGCCAAGATCCAAGGTTTATAGGTGGTGATGGTATCACCTTCTACTTCCATGGAAAACAAAACAGGGATTTCTGCCTCCTCTCAGACTCCAACCTCCATATAAATGCCCATTTCATTGGTAAAAGAAACCAAAACATGAAGAGAGACTTCACTTGGGTACAGGCCGTTGGTATCCTCTTCGGTGACCACCAAATCTACGTTAGCGCTCAAAAGACAGCTGCTTGGGACGATTCTGTCGACCGTCTGGGACTCACTTTTGATGGACAACCAATCTACTTGCCTGAATCGGAAGGAGCCAAATGGAAATCTGAAGTTGCTCCGAGTGTCACCATTACTAGGTCAAGTACGACTAACAAAGTCATTGTTGAAGTAGAAGGAAACTTCAAAATAACTGCAAATGTTGTACCAATTACGGAAGAAGAATCTAAGGTTCACAGCTATGGTATAACTAAAGATGATTGCTTTGCTCATCTTGACCTCGGTTTCAAGTTCTATTCACTTGCTCAGAATGTAAATGGTGTCTTGGGTCAGACTTATGCCAAAAACTACGTGAGTAAAGTGAAAATGGGTGCATCTATGCCTGTTATGGGTGGAGATGATAAGTTTATCGTCTCAAATGTCCTTGCTAAGGATTGTGCTGTTGCTAGATTTACTGGCTCTTCTAGCAGCGAATCTTCTTCGGAGTATACTAGTATATCTTGCAGTAGTGGAATTGACGGACGCGGTGTTGTCTGCAAGAAATAG